Proteins encoded within one genomic window of Komagataella phaffii GS115 chromosome 3, complete sequence:
- a CDS encoding Regulatory subunit of the cyclic AMP-dependent protein kinase (PKA): MTAYTDVVNDLSRELSLKKPKDVIQFCADYFNNKLAEDPARQQPSTATAPSSRPAQTASGAPLFKDQFGGDPHEPLSHHPHRGSIFKDSFTHPEDPQSNKIRPLDNASPGSGFAAHLAKVKFNPERRISVSAESVNPEIFATSSWQPPVHDLSDEQLQRLNNIVRKSFLFSQLEDEALRTVIYALEEKKVPRGTEIIKQGDEGDYFYVLESGEVTFVVNGETKGQGKSGSTFGELALMYNSPRAATVISSQDCVLWALDRMTFRRILLEGTAKRRAMYDGFLKDVPVLRCLNSYERNKLADALESETYNKGDTIIREGEPGENFYFIEQGEAEVFKEGEGHMATLGKGDYFGELALLNDLPRQATVVAKSDVIKVVTLDKNGFQRLLGPAIEVLKLQDPTKI; encoded by the coding sequence ATGACAGCATACACGGACGTCGTAAACGACTTGAGTAGAGAATTATCCTTGAAGAAACCCAAAGATGTGATCCAATTCTGTGCGGACTACTTCAACAATAAGTTAGCAGAGGATCCTGCCAGACAACAACcatcaacagcaacagccCCCTCTTCACGCCCTGCTCAGACTGCTTCAGGCGCACCTCTGTTTAAAGACCAGTTTGGAGGTGATCCTCATGAACCATTGTCTCATCACCCTCATCGTGGTAGCATTTTTAAGGACTCATTCACTCATCCTGAAGACCCTCAAAGTAATAAAATAAGGCCTTTGGATAATGCCTCCCCTGGCTCAGGATTTGCCGCACATCTTGCTAAGGTTAAGTTCAACCCAGAGAGACGTATCTCTGTGAGTGCCGAATCTGTGAATCCAGAAATTTTTGCTACCAGTTCTTGGCAGCCACCTGTCCACGACCTGAGTGATGAGCAACTGCAACGTTTAAACAACATTGTCAGAAAGAGTTTCCTGTTTAGCCAGCTAGAAGATGAAGCACTACGAACAGTGATATATGCCttggaagagaagaaagtgCCACGCGGAACAGAGATAATCAAACAAGGCGACGAAGGTGATTACTTTTACGTTTTGGAAAGCGGTGAGGTCACATTTGTTGTCAATGGAGAGACTAAAGGCCAAGGAAAGTCTGGGTCAACCTTTGGTGAACTTGCACTGATGTATAACTCGCCGCGGGCGGCCACCGTGATTTCTAGTCAGGACTGTGTTCTTTGGGCACTTGATCGTATGACGTTTAGAAGAATTTTACTTGAAGGTACAGCCAAGAGACGTGCGATGTATGATGGGTTTCTCAAGGATGTTCCAGTGTTACGCTGTCTCAACTCCTATGAACGTAATAAGCTCGCTGATGCTTTAGAATCTGAGACTTACAACAAAGGCGACACGATCATCCGTGAAGGCGAACCAGGAGAAAACTTTTATTTTATTGAACAAGGTGAAGCTGAAGTGTTTAAAGAAGGTGAAGGACATATGGCAACATTGGGCAAAGGTGATTACTTTGGCGAACTCGCTCTGTTGAACGACCTTCCACGTCAAGCTACTGTCGTTGCTAAAAGTGACGTGATCAAGGTTGTTACCCTAGATAAGAATGGATTCCAGAGATTGCTTGGGCCAGCAATTGAGGTTCTCAAGCTGCAAGATCCCACCAAGATCTAG
- a CDS encoding Subunit of the cohesin complex, which translates to MLVFGCLYIILPTRLSLSYNHQMVISSRRSIRLRSSQKQSQDLTQDLTDIDDLSSSDAQADSDEEYSVTKKRKKQTIKTVSKKTKGNPKRKNTRVIPSSVDQLENFQENSIFKALSDDDVAVSELSAFWLEQFEESPTDAIKDLLNFTLRCCGCVSQIQEHDVANPDSATETVGEIQQFFQSQKAHEFPLMASGLAKISKWKYFRNRVVEFVEQILFVAHENRMLYENENLMESILVWLSALSTSNLRPLRYASTLFLLTMETTLCRITVKVASLLSKTQNQYDSEKRKLTSRTKSSRLNSIQANIDTHKLNKKALDDYLTDITHTTFIHRSRDVDPKIRKECMSALGLWIDIYPEFFFENTYLRYFGWILSDADAHVRFEVLKSLGRLYKKDVIATGFRQFTERFKKRIIEIAIFDLDFHVKSQAISVLCEITMCGYLENVEELRVIGSIFLSCSHFSKSQTHRIHAELSKYIAIVEAGLTKHFLESHTLPDEQSDELSNYIKYGNFARLLQDSYELYLTEEQTDLLDQQKLHLLPFYDVNDFYSSVYHIPRYYSHGNSVPQVLKFLVTDFTSMESLSDNLRKALQLDSDGVSILLNYVRDSLSCYNEKGDYDNSRKKSGSEDPSKDVIVSAIIDKISVLFEKFKSSKHKFQCLLQMFNHIFEGSFFHKLNNQSTCEDLTDSILTFFQGMNVYLSKDSPLNADFSTFFKLIIKAAVQSNDTRLRLSIDALCKQLSKTENLNSISLRKLLLVGEFTNTSEYLEPIVERLVEVQCTEERLDVWLQFTSRSLETALEFMIEEKSMTEELVQTLFGKFPFILRSLKENLDHTRTATTFANILAACKSFALRVEGREHDSIVGPLASFFLQLDLSISPEVERQLLHNFLVLESKLATVLNIQLEREEDDEVSFQETNFEETTVWDAEQDICGYVLILKRLFDIGVMSTKSLERIRLNESLLGNVFASVVKEIKLKASELEPIPEITSNDNNV; encoded by the coding sequence ATGCTCGTTTTCGGGTGTTTATACATTATTCTCCCTACGCGTCTTTCCTTGTCTTACAATCATCAAATGGTGAtctcttccagaagatCGATAAGACTTAGGTCTTCACAAAAGCAGAGTCAGGATTTAACACAAGACCTCACTGATATTGACGACTTGTCTTCTTCAGATGCACAAGCCGATTCAGATGAGGAATACTCTGTTACcaaaaagaggaagaaacAAACTATTAAAACCGTGTCGAAAAAGACAAAGGGGAACCCAAAACGAAAGAACACGCGCGTAATTCCCTCCTCAGTAGATCAGCTGGAgaatttccaagaaaactcaattttcaaagctcTTAGCGATGACGACGTTGCCGTGAGTGAACTGAGTGCATTCTGGTTAgaacagtttgaagagtCACCCACGGATGCAATCAAGGACTTACTGAACTTTACACTAAGATGTTGTGGTTGCGTatctcaaattcaagaacaTGACGTTGCTAATCCAGACTCAGCCACCGAAACAGTGGGAGAAATTCagcaattttttcaatctcaaaaAGCTCACGAGTTTCCTTTGATGGCCTCTGGTTTGgcaaagatttcaaaatggaagTATTTTCGCAATAGAGTAGTGGAATTTGTAGAGCAAATATTGTTTGTTGCTCACGAGAATAGAATGCTGTATGAGAATGAGAATCTCATGGAATCTATTCTTGTTTGGCTGAGCGCTTTATCTACTTCAAACTTGAGACCGTTGAGGTATGCATCCACCCTTTTCTTACTTACGATGGAAACCACACTTTGCAGGATTACTGTGAAAGTTGCATCGCTGCTTTCCAAAACCCAAAATCAGTACGACTCTGAAAAGAGGAAGCTAActtcaagaacaaaatctTCGAGGTTAAACTCAATCCAAGCGAATATTGATACACATAAACTTAACAAAAAAGCTCTGGATGACTACCTTACTGACATCACACATACAACTTTTATTCATAGGTCTAGAGATGTTGACCCAAAAATTAGAAAAGAGTGCATGTCAGCTCTAGGGTTATGGATTGACATATATCCCGAGTTCTTTTTCGAAAATACTTATCTTAGATATTTTGGTTGGATCTTATCAGATGCTGATGCTCACGTTAGGTTCGAAGTTCTCAAATCTTTGGGGCGGTTATATAAGAAAGATGTTATTGCGACTGGTTTTCGGCAGTTCACTGAAAGgttcaagaagaggatCATTGAGATTGCTATATTTGACCTTGATTTCCATGTTAAATCACAGGCCATATCTGTTCTATGTGAAATAACTATGTGTGGCTATCTAGAGAATGTTGAAGAGCTTCGTGTAAttggatcaatttttcTGAGCTGCTCtcatttttccaaatccCAAACGCATCGGATTCATGCCGAACTGAGTAAATATATTGCTATAGTGGAGGCAGGACTTACCAAGCATTTCCTAGAATCGCATACTCTTCCAGATGAACAAAGCGATGAACTGAGCAACTACATCAAGTACGGTAATTTTGCTCGTCTTCTGCAAGACTCTTACGAATTGTACTTGACAGAAGAACAAACTGATCTTTTAGATCAACAAAAGTTACACCTTTTGCCATTTTACGATGTGAATGATTTTTATTCTTCAGTCTACCATATTCCAAGATACTATAGTCATGGCAACTCAGTTCCacaagttttgaaatttttaGTCACGGATTTTACTTCCATGGAAAGCCTTTCAGATAATTTACGAAAGGCACTGCAGTTAGATTCGGATGGGGTTTCTATCCTACTGAACTATGTACGAGATTCACTTTCTTGCTACAATGAAAAGGGAGATTATGATAACTCTCGCAAAAAAAGTGGTTCAGAAGATCCAAGCAAGGATGTGATAGTATCTGCGATTATTGATAAAATTTCGGTactgtttgaaaaatttaaaTCCAGTAAGCATAAATTTCAGTGTCTGCTGCAGATGTTTAACCACATTTTTGAAGGTTCGTTTTTTCACAAGCTGAATAATCAGTCTACATGTGAAGATTTGACTGATAGTATATTGACATTTTTTCAGGGAATGAATGTTTACTTGTCGAAAGATTCACCGTTGAATGCTGATTTCAGTACCTTTTTCAAGCTCATTATTAAAGCTGCAGTTCAAAGTAATGATACGCGGTTACGTCTTAGCATAGATGCGCTTTGTAaacaactttcaaaaactgagaaCTTAAATTCCATTTCGCTCAGGAAACTCTTGTTAGTTGGGGAATTCACCAACACCAGTGAATACTTAGAACCGATAGTTGAGAGACTGGTAGAAGTACAATGCACTGAGGAAAGATTGGATGTTTGGTTACAGTTTACATCCCGATCCTTAGAAACAGCTTTGGAATTTATGATTGAGGAAAAGAGTATGACCGAAGAGCTGGTGCAAACTCTGTTTGGAAAGTTTCCATTTATATTGCGTTCATTGAAGGAGAATCTTGATCATACACGCACAGCCACAACATTTGCTAATATTTTAGCTGCTTGCAAAAGTTTTGCCCTTAGAGTTGAAGGAAGAGAGCACGATAGTATAGTAGGACCATTggcttctttttttttacaGCTGGACCTCAGCATCTCACCTGAGGTCGAAAGACAACTACTCCACAATTTTCTAGTGCTGGAGAGCAAATTGGCTACAGTTCTGAACATCCAGTTGGAAAGAGAGGAAGATGACGAGGTCtcatttcaagaaacaaacttTGAGGAGACCACTGTCTGGGATGCCGAACAGGACATTTGTGGATATGTCTTGATTCTGAAACGGCTATTCGACATCGGCGTCATGTCCACTAAATCATTAGAGAGGATTCGTTTGAATGAATCACTGCTAGGAAACGTATTTGCATCGGTGGTGAAGGAGATAAAACTAAAGGCTTCCGAATTGGAGCCAATACCAGAGATTACTAGTAATGATAACAATGTATAG
- a CDS encoding Component of the RSC chromatin remodeling complex, with translation MSDHESRPGSADLDVDMKDQTVVAQSEEEHIDDAGSNADAREANSRLEEEAKQYLARQTKPVIVPSYAQWFDINTIHDIEKRSLPEFFPPLSDNSKLKSPEIYLEFRNFMIHTYRLNPIEYLTVTAARRNLAGDVASISRVHGFLQTWGLINYQIDPRTKSSLTGPQYTGHFQISVDTPRGLSPLIPKNATVIKGKDTPSTTPSVTEPKTPQDLEGNEIPYNLEIRRNVYDSTQDAITLKGEDKFTSTVIGTKYFFCNSCGNDSTTTRYHNLKAKSNICSKCFEQGQFPASFQSCDFVNLEKIATTSDASAWTDQEVLLLLEAIELYDDDWNRICGHVGSRTKEQCISKFIQLPIEDRYLNQQLHKKKQFYSEKLIGSSEGTLKGPREPVVETVSNTIAHLIKTVDPDLAANTLSKAISGIDKGTEDEDIARAAKLAIGTMAGEAYLKQKETLLQQEGLVKQVVELELKKIELKLNKLSIVEKTLDLEKKSLAKQKSDLLIDRISLRKQVLKVQSKLKKASELGATDEGLQLCEEALVEASRAPRVVVVGNNVTDNEKLKADANIGNGDVDVIDESSQPISLQFPQVYKYWSL, from the coding sequence ATGTCAGATCACGAGTCTAGACCAGGGTCTGCAGATCTGGATGTGGATATGAAAGACCAAACCGTCGTAGCTCAATCCGAAGAGGAACACATAGATGATGCTGGCTCAAATGCTGATGCAAGAGAGGCAAACTCAAGattggaagaggaagctAAACAATATCTTGCAAGACAGACTAAACCTGTAATTGTTCCATCGTATGCACAGTggtttgatatcaataCCATCCACGATATTGAAAAGAGATCACTTCCCGAATTCTTCCCTCCTTTATCTGATAattccaaattgaaaagtcCTGAGATTTATTTGGAGTTCAGAAATTTCATGATCCACACCTATAGATTAAATCCCATTGAATATTTAACAGTGACAGCAGCCCGTAGGAACTTGGCTGGTGATGTTGCATCTATCTCAAGAGTCCACGGTTTTTTGCAAACTTGGGGTTTAATCAATTATCAAATTGATCCAAGAACAAAGTCGTCTCTGACTGGTCCTCAATACACAGGTCATTTTCAGATCAGCGTTGACACGCCTAGGGGCCTGTCTCCTTTGATTCCGAAGAACGCAACAGTCATCAAAGGTAAAGATACACCTTCAACTACACCATCAGTCACTGAACCAAAGACACCTCAGGACTTGGAAGGTAATGAAATTCCGTATAATTTGGAAATTCGTCGTAATGTATACGACTCCACACAAGATGCTATTACTTTAAAAGGTGAAGATAAGTTTACTTCAACCGTGATTGGTACCaagtatttcttttgcaaCAGTTGTGGTAATGATTCAACAACAACGCGTTATCACAACCTCAAAGCCAAGAGCAATATTTGTTCCAAATGTTTTGAACAGGGTCAATTTCCTGCcagttttcaaagttgtgACTTTGtcaatcttgaaaaaattgctACTACTTCTGATGCTTCTGCATGGACGGATCAAGAAGTCCTGTTGTTATTGGAAGCTATTGAACTATACGATGACGATTGGAACAGAATCTGTGGACATGTTGGGTCTAGAACAAAAGAACAATGTATTTCCAAGTTTATTCAGTTGCCAATCGAGGACAGATACTTAAATCAACAGCTGcacaagaagaaacagtTCTATTCAGAGAAATTAATTGGTTCAAGTGAAGGAACCTTAAAAGGTCCAAGGGAGCCTGTGGTAGAGACGGTTTCAAACACCATAGCACATTTAATCAAGACGGTGGATCCTGATCTAGCAGCAAACACTCTCTCAAAGGCAATATCTGGGATAGACAAAGGTACTGAGGACGAGGATATTGCTAGAGCAGCCAAACTAGCTATCGGCACTATGGCTGGAGAGGCTtatttgaaacagaaagaaaCCCTTTTGCAACAAGAAGGTCTAGTTaaacaagttgttgaattaGAACtaaaaaagattgaacttAAGTTGAACAAATTATCAATTGTGGAGAAAACTCttgatttggagaagaagtCTCTTGCCAAACAGAAGAGCGATCTCTTAATAGACAGAATATCCTTGAGAAAACAGGTTTTGAAAGTCCAATCTAAATTGAAAAAGGCCTCGGAACTAGGTGCTACGGACGAAGGTCTACAATTATGTGAAGAGGCTCTAGTAGAGGCTTCAAGAGCCCCAAGAGTCGTAGTTGTAGGAAACAATGTTACTGACAATGAAAAACTTAAAGCAGATGCTAATATTGGAAATGGCGATGTTGATGTGATTGACGAAAGCTCCCAACCAATCAGCTTACAATTCCCCCAGGTGTATAAGTATTGGAGTTTGTAG
- a CDS encoding Ubiquitin-protein ligase of the ER/nuclear envelope, translating into MEEATCRICRTEATEDDPLYHPCACRGSIKYIHQNCLEEWLKYSSKNSQCDICHQKFSFRVVYDQDTPAHAPVKLILQQIRTSIDRKLFSFLVIISCIVCAILLFSYTTLVLRYSSFLLSFSFVHGIPTTTELLLGQSETPISLQEFFNTDPAGCIRKALVSSLLPGFLFLLALLILGPVIKLNHEWIIRETSFLKMLHNRIGPVHSNERHAYVNQVDGMRIAGILQQIQEQRDANHGVLRRENVDALANNILGITGNEQLAEAMRLAIENVEQAEPNHEENDINDENEINLLNEQPAHVEEGLPAEDQDDVDFDEPPAVAAQNADLDPDFRPFDVAEEPADQAADEPALPEPRAQAEPELDFNLGVPDEPEANNDLFEIMFSLHPALPPLILTAAIFIEPVVLTLLFIIPCLVSFAILDLLRPLGRLINSIPEAEMVTSLFIRQPGAEASGIRIFGHLIIGYSFFAFMVYLILRKIEKSCNPRTNPLRKFRQFYNIVFGWSCTFKVFTLLGIEQLLFPITCGFLMDFCIAPVMVDPRSTGTLLLSQNFKVLNHSLHYMLYLWSIGSSYMFCFATFVGMCRSHILRPGVLFFIRTPDDPNVRLIHEALTRPFFLQLFRIFISLIVYTIFILAGIGSVTWFFGLFTPLLPVVIPTILPTGILRFYMSPLWIAPALLQGRKHKDLVILYWKKAYTISAARVRLSSFILNNPIPEERGRIVYRHFYHRLSATPDYSKPMSVRQATQHFKENPSVNAIFVPDGNYVRVPDDDAVSRKYLKRLFVAVTKDDNLLEPLKEENTAEDNSQEPSYDSDSETMEITTHCVVYRPPHFKARYISFLFLIGFFAISLFVSCIVLSDLLGRLIVLPISLLWIHSESIFSPRINFLYFFIGYQVWLQIFELYQKEDDTFTGLALLLRQITENLRRVLNTISGKVLVVVVDTIHLFITLISIGLPLMTQNSAVVENFDMLLKDPNDELNPRGPLSSLYKEVDPALSAFPFGLEVLGPSSLITILSIVGISTCNLVPYKDGTVKQWALLVVYCISNVLTGFLLNKARGPKTILEALNIYGWSFFAHYVAFAAYFTTKAVLRYFKTIDEQVKETYYTSRKELKNLDP; encoded by the coding sequence ATGGAGGAAGCAACCTGTAGGATTTGTCGTACAGAGGCAACTGAGGATGATCCACTCTATCATCCTTGTGCTTGCCGAGGTTCCATTAAATATATTCACCAGAACTGTCTGGAAGAATGGCTCAAGTATTCAAGCAAGAATTCTCAATGTGATATTTGCCATCAGAAGTTTTCCTTCAGAGTTGTATACGATCAAGATACCCCTGCCCACGCTCCAGTGAAGCTCATTTTACAGCAGATTAGAACTTCAATCGATAGAAAATTGTTCTCATTTTTGGTGATTATATCTTGTATCGTTTGCGCAATATTGCTGTTCTCATATACAACTTTGGTTCTGCGATATTCGTCATTCTtactttcattttcttttgtacATGGGATTCCTACGACTACGGAACTACTGTTGGGCCAATCGGAAACACCTATTAGCTTGCAAGAGTTCTTCAACACAGACCCTGCAGGATGCATCAGAAAAGCATTGGTATCTTCATTATTGCCTGGCTTCTTATTTTTGCTAGCATTATTAATACTAGGGCCTGTTATAAAACTCAACCATGAGTGGATCATTAGGGAAACTTCGTTTCTTAAGATGCTCCATAACAGAATCGGCCCTGTTCATTCTAATGAACGTCATGCCTACGTTAACCAAGTGGATGGCATGAGAATCGCAGGAATATTGCAGcaaattcaagaacaaAGGGATGCTAATCACGGTGTTCTAAGACGGGAAAATGTGGACGCATTAGCCAACAATATTTTGGGTATCACTGGGAACGAACAGCTCGCTGAGGCTATGAGATTAGCCATTGAAAACGTGGAACAAGCTGAGCCCAATCACGAAGAAAACGATatcaatgatgaaaatgagatcAACCTGTTAAATGAACAGCCTGCTCACGTTGAAGAAGGACTGCCTGctgaagatcaagatgatgttgattttgatgagCCCCCTGCGGTTGCTGCTCAAAATGCCGACCTGGACCCCGACTTCAGACCTTTCGACGTCGCAGAAGAACCTGCCGACCAAGCTGCAGACGAACCAGCCCTACCAGAGCCAAGAGCCCAGGCTGAGCCGGAGTTGGACTTCAATTTAGGGGTGCCTGACGAACCCGAAGCTAACAACGATTTATTTGAGATCATGTTCTCACTTCATCCAGCCCTACCACCTTTAATATTGACGGCAGCTATATTTATAGAACCTGTGGTTCTGACTTTGCTATTCATTATTCCCTGCCTCGTTTCGTTTGCAATACTAGACTTGCTTCGTCCTCTTGGCAGGCTCATCAACAGCATTCCTGAAGCAGAAATGGTGACATCCCTATTTATAAGACAACCAGGTGCTGAGGCTTCAGGTATTCGCATTTTTGGTCATCTAATTATTGGTTACAGTTTCTTTGCATTCATGGTCTACTTGATATTACGAAAGATTGAGAAAAGCTGTAACCCTCGTACTAATCCTCTTAGAAAGTTTCGACAGTTCTATAatattgtttttggttGGAGCTGCACATTCAAAGTGTTTACATTACTGGGAATCGAGCAACTACTTTTCCCCATTACTTGTGGGTTTCTAATGGACTTTTGCATAGCCCCTGTCATGGTCGACCCTCGCTCAACTggaactcttcttcttagTCAAAACTTCAAGGTTTTGAACCATTCATTACATTACATGCTCTATCTGTGGAGTATTGGAAGCTCTTACATGTTTTGTTTCGCCACATTTGTAGGCATGTGTCGGTCTCACATTTTACGCCCCGGAGTTCTATTCTTTATCAGAACGCCAGATGACCCAAACGTCAGACTAATTCATGAAGCTTTGACACGCCCATTTTTCTTGCAGTTGTTCAGGATTTTTATTTCCTTAATAGTTTACACAATTTTTATTCTTGCTGGTATTGGATCTGTTACCTGGTTTTTCGGTCTTTTCACGCCGCTACTTCCAGTTGTAATTCCAACAATACTTCCAACAGGAATTCTCAGGTTTTACATGAGCCCATTATGGATAGCTCCTGCATTATTGCAAGGAAGGAAGCACAAAGATTTGGTGATCctttattggaagaaggCTTATACCATCTCTGCTGCAAGAGTGAGATTGTCTTCCTTCATTTTAAATAATCCAATTCCAGAGGAAAGAGGTCGTATTGTCTACCGTCATTTCTACCATAGACTTAGTGCAACTCCAGACTACTCTAAACCGATGTCTGTGAGACAGGCCACGCAgcatttcaaagaaaaccCATCAGTGAATGCTATATTTGTTCCAGACGGTAATTACGTGCGTGTCCCCGATGACGACGCTGTCTCCAGAAAATATTTAAAACGTTTGTTTGTTGCTGTTACCAAAGACGACAACCTATTAGaacctttgaaagaggaaaataCTGCAGAGGACAATTCCCAGGAACCTTCATatgattctgattctgaaaCAATGGAAATAACCACGCATTGCGTTGTATACAGGCCTCCACACTTTAAAGCGCGTTATATCAGTTTCTTATTCCTGATAGGTTTCTTCGCTATCAGCCTGTTTGTATCGTGCATTGTACTCAGTGATTTGTTGGGTCGGTTGATAGTACTTCCCATTAGTCTTCTTTGGATCCATAGTGAAAGTATCTTCTCACCAAGAATCAATTTTCTCTACTTTTTTATTGGCTACCAGGTTTGgcttcaaatatttgagtTATATCAGAAAGAGGATGATACATTCACCGGACTGGCGTTATTGCTAAGACAGATTACAGAAAACCTTCGAAGAGTATTGAACACAATATCAGGAAAGGTTCTGGTAGTAGTGGTAGACACCATACATTTATTCATTACACTCATATCTATCGGTCTGCCCTTGATGACCCAGAACAGTGCAGTAGTTGAGAATTTCGATATGTTACTAAAGGATCCAAACGATGAATTGAATCCAAGAGGACCATTATCCAGCCTTTACAAGGAAGTCGATCCTGCACTTTCTGCATTCCCATTTGGACTAGAAGTTTTGGGTCCTTCTTCTCTGATAACTATACTGTCTATTGTGGGGATTTCGACGTGCAACTTGGTTCCCTACAAGGATGGAACCGTGAAACAGTGGGCACTGCTGGTTGTCTATTGTATTTCAAATGTATTAACAGGATTTTTATTAAACAAAGCAAGGGGACCAAAGacaattttggaagctttgaaCATTTACGGTTGGTCTTTTTTTGCCCATTACGTCGCATTTGCTGCATATTTCACAACCAAGGCAGTTTTAagatatttcaaaaccatAGATGAGCAAGTGAAAGAGACTTATTACACATCCAGGAAAGAACTCAAGAATTTGGACCCATGA
- a CDS encoding Zinc transporter, giving the protein MKLSTSVLLFFCIGSVFAHSSSKQKSTSRKIEPLFFENGNVNLDTLNDRLTECAVVQELQLVLEKQHGDDDEPEGYFQRFFNTLFPFGPSGNALLATTYISGPPNLLLALIPSNIDPSSLSILVSFAVGGLLGDVFLHLLPQTFVGEPFDPTKPEFILVDTKRNTVLGVFIFVGFAIFWVIDKSLRILEHEQGAEGNSHGHSHSHVQPQIEQEIKDEGFSNSVQNNETLSINRKDKSKAKDESTSEITTPSISNPNASVKTSAYLNLISDFTHNITDGLAIAASFSISQNVGCTTTLAVFFHEIPHEIGDFALLIQGGFSKWAAMKSQFVTAIGAYLGTFIGIAIQNLGSKDLDISRFQDDSLVSNIGILGTSVQWSDVTLPFTAGGFLYIATVGVIPEILELSANSTRLQETGKGFLQVIFMLIGLSLMFFISWLE; this is encoded by the coding sequence ATGAAACTATCAACTTCGGTTCTCCTATTCTTCTGTATAGGAAGCGTGTTTGCTCACTCTTCATCGAAGCAGAAGAGCACCAGTAGGAAAATTGAACCCCTTTTTTTCGAAAATGGGAACGTTAACTTAGACACGTTGAACGACAGGCTTACTGAGTGTGCAGTAGTGCAGGAACTTCAACTCGTGTTGGAGAAGCAACATggagatgatgatgaaccTGAAGGCTACTTTCagagatttttcaacacGCTTTTCCCTTTTGGACCTAGTGGTAACGCTTTGTTGGCTACCACTTACATTTCCGGCCCTCCAAATTTACTGTTAGCTTTGATTCCTAGCAACATTGACCCTTCATCGCTCTCTATTTTGGTAAGCTTTGCCGTTGGAGGGCTATTGGGAGAtgtctttcttcatttgCTTCCTCAGACGTTTGTTGGAGAACCTTTCGACCCTACTAAGCCTGAATTCATACTGGTTGATACTAAACGTAACACAGTTTTGGGCGTGTTTATATTCGTTGGCTTCGCCATATTCTGGGTCATTGACAAGTCTTTGCGTATCCTGGAGCACGAGCAGGGCGCAGAAGGTAACAGCCATGGCCATAGCCACAGCCATGTCCAACCTCAAATTGAACAGGAAATAAAAGACGAGGGTTTCTCCAATTCGGTTCAAAATAACGAGACTTTAAGCATAAACAGGAAAGACAAATCCAAGGCAAAAGATGAATCAACATCAGAGATCACAACaccttcaatttccaaCCCAAACGCATCCGTAAAAACGTCTGCCTACCTGAACCTCATCTCTGACTTTACCCACAACATTACCGATGGATTGGCTATTGCGGCTTCATTTTCAATCAGTCAGAATGTTGGATGCACCACCACGTTAGCTGTTTTCTTCCACGAGATTCCTCACGAGATCGGGGATTTTGCTTTGTTGATTCAAGGAGGATTTTCTAAATGGGCAGCCATGAAATCGCAGTTTGTCACTGCCATTGGTGCTTATTTGGGAACATTTATTGGAATTGCAATCCAGAATTTGGGGTCCAAAGATCTTGACATCAGCAGGTTTCAGGATGACTCTCTTGTTTCAAATATTGGCATTCTGGGGACCTCAGTTCAATGGAGTGATGTTACCCTTCCCTTCACCGCTGGTGGATTTCTTTACATAGCCACGGTAGGGGTTATACCCGAAATTTTGGAGCTCTCCGCAAACTCGACTCGACTACAAGAAACAGGGAAGGGTTTCTTACAGGTCATTTTTATGCTGATTGGCTTGTCTCTGATGTTCTTCATTTCGTGGTTGGAATGA